One genomic window of Megachile rotundata isolate GNS110a chromosome 12, iyMegRotu1, whole genome shotgun sequence includes the following:
- the LOC100881919 gene encoding serine/threonine-protein kinase VRK1 isoform X1 has translation MIMAPRRGEEMQIKRRAATGCKLPNQLPVGEILTDITQNKWKLGHTIGYGGFGDIYLASNDLNSPVGENAKYVIKIEPHNNGPLFVEMNFYIRAARKHMIDSWCKSQGKKRIGVPTYEGSGSHVYEGEKYRFLVIPRYGIDIGKLFLSNGRKLPIKLVNKLAVQMLDALEYVHSRGYAHADVKGSNILLSLCEVKRSQAYLVDYGLAYRFRTATGMHKPFVHDERRAHEGTLEFTSRDAHHGTHSRRGDLETLGYNILQWLCGKLPWEKENDSVPSTMDPEEVHAQKELFFANIPLFMNECFPFEKPPAAIVEYMTYITELGFESKPNYSYLRGLFQSGFKQKNNVPICLYSLKESSENISCPISFKRPYLRERKPCQPVNAEIRITRNMQPKINVEVEKKEFCWEAVLALHPDKLAKINMQSPPSPLTPPPSPPPPSLPTYAMLNVIQRMKEKQSGTFRQKLLPKSLDDVKGKLMTPAMEQIVQLRKKSSVPTFPPPMSSPRVTRSRVAKTKRLQNEKSYKEMQSSKRRKGPS, from the exons A TGATAATGGCACCAAGAAGAGGAGAAGAGATGCAGATTAAAAGAAGAGCAGCTACAGGttgtaaattaccaaatcaatTACCAGTTGGAGAAATATTAACTGATATTACTCAAAACAAATGGAAATTGGGACATACAATAGGATATGGTGGATTTGGTGATATATATTtag CATCAAATGATCTTAACTCACCAGTTGGAGAAAATGCAAAATATGTTATAAAGATTGAACCACATAATAATGGCCCATTATTTgttgaaatgaatttttatataagaGCAGCTCGTAAACATATGA ttgATAGTTGGTGTAAGTCACAAGGAAAAAAGCGAATAGGTGTTCCAACATATGAAGGATCAGGTTCTCATGTGTATGAGGGTGAAAAATACAGATTTTTGGTAATTCCAAGATATGGTATTGACATTGGAAAATTGTTTCTATCAAATGGAAGGAAATTGCCAATTAAACTTGTTAATAAGCTAGCAGTTCAAATg CTGGATGCGCTTGAATATGTTCATAGTCGAGGATATGCTCATGCAGATGTTAAAGGatcaaacattttattatctttATGTGAAGTCAAAAGATCTCAAGCATATTTAGTTGATTATGGGTTGGCTTATCGTTTTCGGACAGCAACAGGTATGCATAAACCATTTGTTCATGATGAAAGAAGAGCACATGAAGGAACATTAGAATTTACATCAAGAGATGCACATCATGGAA CACATTCAAGAAGAGGAGATTTAGAAACATTGGGGTACAATATATTACAATGGTTATGTGGTAAATTACCTTGGGAGAAAGAAAATGATAGTGTGCCATCAACAATGGATCCTGAAGAAGTTCATGCACAAAAAGAACTTTTTTTTGCAAATATACCATTATTTATGAATGAATGTTTTCCTTTTGAAAAGCCACCTG ctGCCATCGTGGAATATATGACATATATTACTGAATTGGGATTCGAAAGTAAACCTAATTATTCTTACCTACGTGGTTTATTTCAGTCTGgttttaaacagaaaaataatgTTCCTATATGTTTATATAGTTTAAAAGAATCTAGTGAAAATATTTCTTGTCCCATATCTTTTAAACGACCATACTTAAGAGAAAGAAAACCTTGCCAACCTGTTAATGCAGAG attCGTATAACGCGAAATATGCAACCGAAAATAAATGTTGAAGTTGAGAAGAAGGAATTTTGCTGGGAAGCAGTATTAGCACTTCACCCTGATAAACTTGCAAAAATTAATATGCAGTCTCCGCCATCGCCACTTACACCACCTCCATCTCCACCTCCTCCATCTTTACCCACATACGCTATGTTAAATGTAATTCAGAGGATGAAAGAAAAACAATCAGGCACATTTCGACAAAAATTATTACCAAAATCATTAGA cgATGTTAAAGGGAAATTGATGACGCCAGCCATGGAACAAATAGTTCAATTAAGAAAAAAGTCTTCTGTACCAACGTTTCCTCCACCTATGTCATCGCCACGTGTAACTCGTTCACGAGTGGCTAAGACAAAAC gacTTCAGAATGAGAAATCCTACAAGGAAATGCAAAGTAGCAAAAGAAGAAAAGGTCCATCATAA
- the LOC100881919 gene encoding serine/threonine-protein kinase VRK1 isoform X2 encodes MAPRRGEEMQIKRRAATGCKLPNQLPVGEILTDITQNKWKLGHTIGYGGFGDIYLASNDLNSPVGENAKYVIKIEPHNNGPLFVEMNFYIRAARKHMIDSWCKSQGKKRIGVPTYEGSGSHVYEGEKYRFLVIPRYGIDIGKLFLSNGRKLPIKLVNKLAVQMLDALEYVHSRGYAHADVKGSNILLSLCEVKRSQAYLVDYGLAYRFRTATGMHKPFVHDERRAHEGTLEFTSRDAHHGTHSRRGDLETLGYNILQWLCGKLPWEKENDSVPSTMDPEEVHAQKELFFANIPLFMNECFPFEKPPAAIVEYMTYITELGFESKPNYSYLRGLFQSGFKQKNNVPICLYSLKESSENISCPISFKRPYLRERKPCQPVNAEIRITRNMQPKINVEVEKKEFCWEAVLALHPDKLAKINMQSPPSPLTPPPSPPPPSLPTYAMLNVIQRMKEKQSGTFRQKLLPKSLDDVKGKLMTPAMEQIVQLRKKSSVPTFPPPMSSPRVTRSRVAKTKRLQNEKSYKEMQSSKRRKGPS; translated from the exons ATGGCACCAAGAAGAGGAGAAGAGATGCAGATTAAAAGAAGAGCAGCTACAGGttgtaaattaccaaatcaatTACCAGTTGGAGAAATATTAACTGATATTACTCAAAACAAATGGAAATTGGGACATACAATAGGATATGGTGGATTTGGTGATATATATTtag CATCAAATGATCTTAACTCACCAGTTGGAGAAAATGCAAAATATGTTATAAAGATTGAACCACATAATAATGGCCCATTATTTgttgaaatgaatttttatataagaGCAGCTCGTAAACATATGA ttgATAGTTGGTGTAAGTCACAAGGAAAAAAGCGAATAGGTGTTCCAACATATGAAGGATCAGGTTCTCATGTGTATGAGGGTGAAAAATACAGATTTTTGGTAATTCCAAGATATGGTATTGACATTGGAAAATTGTTTCTATCAAATGGAAGGAAATTGCCAATTAAACTTGTTAATAAGCTAGCAGTTCAAATg CTGGATGCGCTTGAATATGTTCATAGTCGAGGATATGCTCATGCAGATGTTAAAGGatcaaacattttattatctttATGTGAAGTCAAAAGATCTCAAGCATATTTAGTTGATTATGGGTTGGCTTATCGTTTTCGGACAGCAACAGGTATGCATAAACCATTTGTTCATGATGAAAGAAGAGCACATGAAGGAACATTAGAATTTACATCAAGAGATGCACATCATGGAA CACATTCAAGAAGAGGAGATTTAGAAACATTGGGGTACAATATATTACAATGGTTATGTGGTAAATTACCTTGGGAGAAAGAAAATGATAGTGTGCCATCAACAATGGATCCTGAAGAAGTTCATGCACAAAAAGAACTTTTTTTTGCAAATATACCATTATTTATGAATGAATGTTTTCCTTTTGAAAAGCCACCTG ctGCCATCGTGGAATATATGACATATATTACTGAATTGGGATTCGAAAGTAAACCTAATTATTCTTACCTACGTGGTTTATTTCAGTCTGgttttaaacagaaaaataatgTTCCTATATGTTTATATAGTTTAAAAGAATCTAGTGAAAATATTTCTTGTCCCATATCTTTTAAACGACCATACTTAAGAGAAAGAAAACCTTGCCAACCTGTTAATGCAGAG attCGTATAACGCGAAATATGCAACCGAAAATAAATGTTGAAGTTGAGAAGAAGGAATTTTGCTGGGAAGCAGTATTAGCACTTCACCCTGATAAACTTGCAAAAATTAATATGCAGTCTCCGCCATCGCCACTTACACCACCTCCATCTCCACCTCCTCCATCTTTACCCACATACGCTATGTTAAATGTAATTCAGAGGATGAAAGAAAAACAATCAGGCACATTTCGACAAAAATTATTACCAAAATCATTAGA cgATGTTAAAGGGAAATTGATGACGCCAGCCATGGAACAAATAGTTCAATTAAGAAAAAAGTCTTCTGTACCAACGTTTCCTCCACCTATGTCATCGCCACGTGTAACTCGTTCACGAGTGGCTAAGACAAAAC gacTTCAGAATGAGAAATCCTACAAGGAAATGCAAAGTAGCAAAAGAAGAAAAGGTCCATCATAA
- the LOC100882027 gene encoding putative inactive tyrosine-protein kinase Wsck, whose protein sequence is MIILSVLFYFCNNVLSQKYEGCFQSSVSDPDLPTLILNHASMPTECIKECHSRYYMFAGLMNGQQCFCGSKYGRKGLSNSCVDPCPTDPSNYCGSQEAMSIYSTGQKGPSPPRSAQITHNGHNNLQITWEPPNITNGNITSYILKAIVIQTFSSNPLPPIESQIQGGASNSTILQNLQPGTKYNISIIATNTEANSEPAYISGWTLIGPPNKPKTPKIIERTSTTVTVLLSEGSSESGPISAYQVFVVQPGIIPPLGPNVTYYNYKKSIQQGLGYYITGEFDSSEFYKYKVFVVGDGKMIGEYYNAPLSSEMIPQIGLAVVSRFQREIQFAYSNLINNLISNENKNNEMDSITITLCIAIGLLGALLIALIILYFVLRQRHEKFRMRKLPEQQELTLQGPLYEVDNLAYIPEDVPERVNHYQELKKKVWTIPQNAMKINDTIIRRGRFGTVHTGVVEKDGKSYTVSIHNIADKLLKASDKRKMLRELDVCIRASPMKYLADLVGTCETHDTLYVVLELPLQTLKSRLLAARSGNTFPVNQMLPIGSMIASALQHLENYKIVHEHLCARSVGLCNDWTPKLMGHGIAKYALEDIKYTRWTAVECFDNGKKHQPGVVWSFGVLLWEMFSMGGTPYSNILLDNEVEEAVGGGARLPQLQDTPDPLYEVMSSCWQIETQERPTFSELTRLETLSICPITTITEPYIPELELN, encoded by the exons ATGATAATATTATCCGtccttttttatttctgtaataATGTACTTAGTCAAAAATATGAGGGTTGTTTTCAAAGTTCTGTATCAGATCCTGATTTACCAACTTTAATATTAAATCATGCTAGCATGCCAACAGAATGTATCAAGGAATGCCATTCACGATATTACAT GTTTGCTGGATTAATGAATGGACAGCAATGTTTTTGTGGTAGTAAATATGGTAGAAAAGGTTTATCTAATTCATGTGTGGATCCTTGTCCTACTGATCCAAGTAATTATTGTGGTAGTCAAGAAGCCATGAGTATTTATTCAACTGGACAAAAAG GTCCTAGTCCACCAAGAAGTGCTCAAATAACTCACAATGGgcataataatttgcaaataacGTGGGAACCACCTAACATAACTAATGGGAATATTACCTCTTATATTTTAAAGGCAATAGTTATCCAAACATTTTCATCAAACCCATTACCACCTATAGAAAGTCAAATACAAGGCGGTGCTTCAAACAGCACTATTTTACAAAATCTGCAGCCAGgcacaaaatataatatatcaattattGCCACAAATACTGAAGCAAATAGTGAACCTGCATATATTTCAGGATGGACACTAATAGGTCCTCCTAATAAACCAAAAACACCGAAAATAATAGAACGAACAAGTACTACTGTAACTGTTTTATTATCAGAAGGCAGTAGTGAATCTGGACCTATTAGTGCATATCAAGTATTTGTTGTTCAACCTGGTATAATACCTCCATTAGGTCCTAATgtcacatattataattataaaaaatcaatACAGCAAGGTTTAGGATACTATATTACTGGAGAATTTGACTCCTCAGAATTCTATAAATATAAAGTATTTGTTGTTGGAGATGGTAAAATGATTGGAGAATATTATAATGCGCCTCTAAGTTCTGAAATGATTCCTCAAATAGGTTTAGCAGTAGTTTCTAGATTTCAAAGAGAAATACAGTTTGCTtactcaaatttaattaataatttgataagtaATGAAAACAAGAACAATGAAATGGattcaataacaattacactttGTATTGCAATTGGTCTTTTAGGAGCATTACTTATAGCATTAATcatattgtattttgtattgCGACAACGTCATGAAAAATTCCGTATGAGAAAACTTCCAGAACAACAAGAGCTTACATTACAAGGACCACTATATGAAGTTGACAATTTAGCATATATTCCAGAAGATGTACCTGAAAGGGTAAATCATTACCAAGAACTAAAAAAAAAAGTGTGGACAATACCGCAAAATGCGATGAAAATTAATGATACTATAATACGTAGAGGACGATTTGGTACAGTTCATACAGGTGTAGTTGAAAAAGATGGAAAATCTTATACTGTATCAATTCATAACATAGCTGACAAGTTATTAAAAGCATCggataaaagaaaaatgttgcGAGAGTTAGATGTTTGTATTAGAGCATCTCCTATGAAATATCTTGCAGACCTTGTGGGAACTTGTGAAACACATGATACATTATATGTCGTACTAGAATTACCACTTCAAACGTTAAAAAGTCGTTTATTAGCAGCGAGATCTGGAAATACATTTCCAGTTAATCAAATGTTACCTATAGGATCTATGATAGCATCAGCTTTGCAACatcttgaaaattataaaattgtacatgAACATCTTTGTGCACGAAGTGTAGGTCTTTGCAATGATTGGACACCTAAGTTAATGGGTCATGGAATTGCTAAATATGCATTGGAAGATATAAAATATACTCGATGGACTGCCGTTGAGTGTTTTGATAATGGAAAAAAACATCAACCTGGAGTTGTTTGGTCTTTTGGTGTACTTCTATGGGAAATGTTTAGTATGGGTGGAACAccatattctaatattttactTGACAATGAAGTAGAAGAGGCAGTTGGAGGAGGAGCTAGGCTACCACAATTACAAGATACTCCTGACCCACTTTATGAAGTTATGTCATCTTGTTGGCAAATTGAAACTCAAGAAAGACCCACATTTTCAGAACTTACAAGATTG GAAACTTTAAGCATTTGTCCAATCACAACAATAACAGAACCATATATCCCAGAACTAGAATTAAACTAA